TGGCTATTATGCAATGTATGGCTCAATGTTAGGCGCTACTTCAGCAACAGTTACAGGACTTTCGCCCGGCACAACATACCATTTTGCCTTGTACGACTTTAATGGTGTAATTGCTACAGGTAACGCTAATTATTTAACTTCTGCGTATGCTACAGCCGAACAACAAACATCTGTTGGCTCAGCACCTGTAATTAGCTCATTTAGCCCTACATCAGGGGCTCCCGGCACTGTAATTACGATTACTGGAACTGGCTTTAGCACCACATTTACCGACAACAAAGTTTTTATAGGTGGTCTTAAAGCCACCGTAGTAAGCGCTACAGCCACACAACTAAAAGTAACACTTCCTTTTGGTGTTGCTCATGCTCCTATTCAAGTAACTGTAAATAATTTAACAGGGTATTCTTCTAAAGCATTTATTGTAAATAAATCTTGCTCTTCAAGTGGAATTGCAGCAGGATCATTCGTGTTAACTAATACAACAGCTGTTGCATCTTATGGATATGACAATGTATTTGCTGATATAGATGGAGATGGTCGCCCGGATTTATTAAGTGCAGGATGGTCTGCCAACAAACTAAGTATTATGCGAAACACCTCCACTAACAATAATATTAGTTTTGCAACTAAATATGATTTGACTTGCAACGTTGGTCCGGTAGGTGTTGTAGTAGATGATTTTGATGGAGACGGAAAGCTAGATATTGCAACAGCAAACTACAATTACCCTTACAGCGTTTCTATTTTCCACAATGTAAGCACCAGCAATTCTATCAATATAGATTATCGTAAAGATTTTTCGCTACCATCTTATCCTGGACAACTAAAATCGGCTGACATAGACTTGGACGGACGACCGGAGTTAATTGTTGGGTACTTTAGCGGAAATGTTATTTCTGTGCTAAAAAACAAAAGCTCTGTTACCAATGTTGATTTTGATGCGTATGTAAACTATACTGTTGGCACAAGCGCAAATGGCAGAAGACTTTCTGTAGGCGATCTTGATTTAGACGGGAAATACGATATAGCTATTGCTCAAACAAATGCAAAAAAAGTATCTATTCTAAAAAACTCAAGTACTGTTGGCTCTATCTCCCTATCTGCAGCTATTGATTACACGCTTAATGCAAATGCCATGGATGTAGCCATTGGCGACTTAAACTTTGATGGAAAACCTGAAATGACCGTAGCTACAGCTACCAACACCATTGCAGTTTTCAGAAACGCTACTACCGTAGGAACTATAAACACAAACTCTTTTCCTCGTGCTGACATAACTCTAAGCTCCGGCACTGCAGATGTTATCTCTCTGGCTAACTTAGACGGAGATGCAGCAAAAATGGATATTGTTGTAGGGTATGCAAGTGGAACAAAACACACAGTATTAGCAAATACAACCGCTAGCTTGGGAGGAGTTCCTTCTTTTGCAGCAGGTATTGATTATAGCTATGGAGCATATTCCGGATTCTATTATGGAGGAATCACCTCCGGAGATATTGATGCAGATGGACATCCCGATATTGTGGTAAATACAAACTCCAACACCTTGCTTGTTTATGAAAATAAAATTGACCCTATCGCATCGGAACCTACTACTCCATCCAACAACACTTCTGTTACTGGCACTACTACAAATGCCGCTACAGTTAACTGGACTGCAGGAAATGGAATAAATCGTGTGGTAGTGGTTAGAGAGTTTGGAACTTCTACCCCTTACCTAGCACCTTTTGATGGTACTAGTTATTCTGCAAATGCAGCATTTGGAAGTGGGTCGGATTTAGGTGGCGGAAACTACGTTGTTTACAATGGCTCTAGCAACAGTGTGAACATAACAGGATTAAAATCTAACACCTATTACCACTATGCAATTTATGAATACAACGGTTCAGTAGGATGCGAATTAAATTACCTTACTTCTACCTTCTCTAGTGGATATATTTACACACTAAACGTAACACCTACACTTAACAGTATTTCAAATCCTGCTGCTGTATGCCAAAGCTCGGGAGCACAAACAATTAATTTAAGTGGTATTTCTTCCGGAACAGTAACCGAAACCCAAACACTTACTGTTAGTGCGGTATCAAGCAACACCACGTTGATTCCGGCTATAGCAATTACATATACCAGCCCGGCTACAACAGCTATTTTATCCTACACTCCTGCATCATCAGGCACAGCGGTAATTACAGTAACTGTTGACGATGGAGCAGCAAACAACAACACCATCGTTAGAACTTTTACAGTAACCGTAGATGCTACTCCAACAACTGCCAATGCAGGCACAAGACTTGAAGTGTGCGGAATTCAAACCAACTTAGCAGCAAACGCTCCAAGTGTAGGCACCGGCTCTCTAAGCATTATCAATACAACCAACGGTAGCATAACACTTTTAAACCCAACAAGCCCAACATCGGCTATTACAGGGTTTAATGTAAATGATTCGGTAACGGTTCGTTGGACAATATCAAACGGAGCCTGCGCACCAAGTACTAGCAACGTAAATGTGAAACGTAAAGTGTGTCCATTAACAGCAGATTTTACAACAGCTAGCAATAAAACACAATGTTTATCCGGAAACACGTTTGTGTTTAACGATGCTACCAGCAGCAGCGGAACAACTATAATTGGATGGGCTTGGAATTTTGGAGCAGGCGCAAATCCTTCTACCGCTAGCGGTCAAGGACCACATGTTGTTACCTATACTACCACCGGAACCAAAGACGTGCAATTGACGGTAGTTGATAATTTGGCTGCTTTTGATCAAGAACAAAAAGTTGGTTTTGTTACCATTTTAGACAAACCTAGTACTCCCGGAGCCATTACTTCTTCAAACAATGTTGTTTGCCAAGGAAGTACCGGTAATCAATATTTGATATCTGCATTGCAAGACGCACCTAGTTACATTTGGACATTACCATCGGGTGCAAGTATAAACAGTGGCAGTGGTACCAATACTATTTTTGTTGACTATAATAACTCTGCTATCTCCGGAAATATTACAGTAGCAGGGGTTAATACCTGCGGCACAGGATCATCCTCTCCAGCATTTAGTGTTACGGTTAATCCTTTGCCAAGCGCAGCATCTAGCATTACAGGCTCATTAACTGTGTGCGAGGCAGGAACAGGCACATACAGCATTAACACATCAACCAGTGCTACAGGATATGAGTGGAGTTTGCCCGCCAACGCAACTATACAATCAGGTACAAACACCAACAGCATAACTGTCGACTATCCTGCTGGCAGCATTTCCGGGCAAGTAGTAGTAACTCCTACCAATAGTTGTGGAAGTGGTACAAGCAGCATGGCAACAGTTACAGTAAATCCGTTACCATTGGCAGCAAGCGCTATATCTGGAAGTGCAATAATACATACCTGCCCATTAGATTTAGGAATTACCTATTCGGTACCTGCCATTACAAATGCAACTTCGTATGTATGGAGTGTGCCGACCGGAGCAACCATTACAGGAACAACCACCGGTAGCTCTATTACAGTAGATTATTCTTTAGCATCCGTTGCAGGAAACATTACCGTATACGGCTTAAATGCTTGTGGTAGCGGAGCTAGCTCAAATCTAGCGGTAAGCGTAACTACACCGCCTCCTGTTGAAATATGTATGGTAACGGTAGATTCAACCTCTACCCATAATATTGTAGTTTGGGAAAAACCATTTGTACATGATATTGATAGTTTTAGAGTGTATCGTTTGCAGGGTTCTTTTT
The sequence above is drawn from the Bacteroidota bacterium genome and encodes:
- a CDS encoding VCBS repeat-containing protein, with translation MSYKKIALLATLIIGITNLSYSQEPTTAASNITATSISSSGATISWTNGSGAYRLTTLAQGTSNSNVPTDFVGYSASTAFGSGTAIGGSYVLYKNSASSVPVTNLSPSLPYTVAVFEYNGVALPNYKTNTYPTYTFYTQPSTKAKNLNFTNVKHNQMTLSWSNGNGTRRIVLAEKNSSVSALPAYGMTYTASAVFGNGTQLGSNTYVIYDGIGTSTTVSNLSSGTQYSFAVIEYAGSGSVTNYLTSSYLTSSQTTLNQAEPTIASSNLSFSGVSTNSLVVNWTNGNGAGKFLAVKPSRMRTALAFDGVNDSVVIPHHYTQNSLPLTVSCWVKTTQNSNAVSSIINKYVVNSYNGYQLYVYQGNIIGWYFGNTTNYIWPGNGGTPGGTNGGFIADGDWHHIAFVVNSGGADLYVDGAKRCSNDWVGTATAASNTRNIRLGSYPGISQFQGQIDEVSIWNTDLSAYEIQTYMNSSLLGNELNMTGYWPIDDGYTTASSIKSKAISNPTLNGTLYNMPTTAASNFTSSSGWVYSGSGVDAPLDGYNYIQKSTFAQGSEIGNGYYAMYGSMLGATSATVTGLSPGTTYHFALYDFNGVIATGNANYLTSAYATAEQQTSVGSAPVISSFSPTSGAPGTVITITGTGFSTTFTDNKVFIGGLKATVVSATATQLKVTLPFGVAHAPIQVTVNNLTGYSSKAFIVNKSCSSSGIAAGSFVLTNTTAVASYGYDNVFADIDGDGRPDLLSAGWSANKLSIMRNTSTNNNISFATKYDLTCNVGPVGVVVDDFDGDGKLDIATANYNYPYSVSIFHNVSTSNSINIDYRKDFSLPSYPGQLKSADIDLDGRPELIVGYFSGNVISVLKNKSSVTNVDFDAYVNYTVGTSANGRRLSVGDLDLDGKYDIAIAQTNAKKVSILKNSSTVGSISLSAAIDYTLNANAMDVAIGDLNFDGKPEMTVATATNTIAVFRNATTVGTINTNSFPRADITLSSGTADVISLANLDGDAAKMDIVVGYASGTKHTVLANTTASLGGVPSFAAGIDYSYGAYSGFYYGGITSGDIDADGHPDIVVNTNSNTLLVYENKIDPIASEPTTPSNNTSVTGTTTNAATVNWTAGNGINRVVVVREFGTSTPYLAPFDGTSYSANAAFGSGSDLGGGNYVVYNGSSNSVNITGLKSNTYYHYAIYEYNGSVGCELNYLTSTFSSGYIYTLNVTPTLNSISNPAAVCQSSGAQTINLSGISSGTVTETQTLTVSAVSSNTTLIPAIAITYTSPATTAILSYTPASSGTAVITVTVDDGAANNNTIVRTFTVTVDATPTTANAGTRLEVCGIQTNLAANAPSVGTGSLSIINTTNGSITLLNPTSPTSAITGFNVNDSVTVRWTISNGACAPSTSNVNVKRKVCPLTADFTTASNKTQCLSGNTFVFNDATSSSGTTIIGWAWNFGAGANPSTASGQGPHVVTYTTTGTKDVQLTVVDNLAAFDQEQKVGFVTILDKPSTPGAITSSNNVVCQGSTGNQYLISALQDAPSYIWTLPSGASINSGSGTNTIFVDYNNSAISGNITVAGVNTCGTGSSSPAFSVTVNPLPSAASSITGSLTVCEAGTGTYSINTSTSATGYEWSLPANATIQSGTNTNSITVDYPAGSISGQVVVTPTNSCGSGTSSMATVTVNPLPLAASAISGSAIIHTCPLDLGITYSVPAITNATSYVWSVPTGATITGTTTGSSITVDYSLASVAGNITVYGLNACGSGASSNLAVSVTTPPPVEICMVTVDSTSTHNIVVWEKPFVHDIDSFRVYRLQGSFYKHIASVPFDSLSLYSDTSAAANPNNQQHFYKISSIDTCGNEWNLSQPHAPAFLQINVGTSGEANLSWLPYVGANFGSYAVGRDSTGNLNIWDSLGVVPFNSLVFTDLDYVAIYTKTNVSYKVKAINNVFCTATKGKAFGSSASNVKKPSSIVINSIEELGNAISMYPNPTEGLVYISSAIAAKLTVRLVNSIGQELKVATLNNNASKSANIDTSSLAKGVYTLEFISEGIKVQKKLIVQ